In Pseudomonas sp. MM213, a genomic segment contains:
- a CDS encoding AI-2E family transporter, whose product MINNDRLLVQILLLVLFGASFWVMAPFWSAMFWGAVLAFASWPLMRLLTRWLNGRESLAAALLTLGWMLLVAVPLVWLGFNLADHVRDATAFIKDVQMDGLPEAPAWLGSIPLVGARLVVIWNSIDQQGAAMMVSLKPYLGQVGNWLLARSAQIGGGILELTLSIVFVFFFYRDGPRLAAFVHGLLQRLIGDRAGYYIELVAGTVQRVVNGVIGTAAAQAVLALIGFLIAGVPGALVLGIVTFLLSLIPMGPPLVWIPATAWLAWKGEYGMAVFLGMWGTFIISGVDNVLKPYLISRGGNLPLVIVLLGVFGGLIAFGFIGLFIGPTLLAVAYSLLTDWSKSQARVEDRRP is encoded by the coding sequence ATGATCAATAACGATCGACTGTTGGTGCAGATCCTGCTGCTGGTGCTGTTTGGCGCGAGCTTCTGGGTGATGGCGCCGTTCTGGTCGGCCATGTTCTGGGGCGCGGTGCTTGCGTTCGCCAGTTGGCCGCTGATGCGCTTGCTGACCCGTTGGCTCAATGGGCGAGAATCCCTGGCGGCGGCATTGCTGACCCTCGGCTGGATGTTGCTGGTGGCGGTGCCGCTGGTGTGGCTGGGTTTCAACCTCGCGGACCATGTGCGTGATGCCACGGCGTTTATCAAGGACGTGCAGATGGATGGCCTGCCCGAGGCGCCGGCATGGCTGGGCAGTATTCCTTTGGTGGGCGCGCGTCTGGTGGTGATCTGGAACAGCATCGATCAGCAGGGCGCGGCGATGATGGTGTCGCTCAAACCTTATCTGGGGCAGGTCGGCAACTGGTTGCTGGCGCGCAGTGCACAGATTGGCGGCGGCATTCTCGAGCTGACACTCAGCATTGTGTTCGTGTTCTTTTTCTACCGGGACGGGCCGCGTTTGGCGGCGTTTGTCCATGGGCTGCTGCAACGGTTGATCGGTGACCGCGCCGGTTATTACATCGAACTGGTGGCGGGTACGGTGCAACGGGTGGTGAACGGCGTGATCGGGACTGCGGCGGCGCAAGCGGTGCTGGCGCTGATCGGCTTCCTGATTGCCGGGGTGCCGGGGGCGCTGGTGCTGGGCATCGTCACCTTCTTGCTGAGCCTGATTCCCATGGGGCCACCGCTGGTGTGGATTCCGGCCACGGCGTGGCTCGCCTGGAAGGGCGAATACGGGATGGCGGTGTTCCTTGGAATGTGGGGGACGTTCATCATCAGTGGGGTCGACAACGTGCTCAAGCCTTACCTGATCAGTCGTGGCGGCAATTTGCCGTTGGTGATCGTGCTGTTGGGCGTGTTTGGCGGGTTGATTGCGTTCGGGTTCATCGGTCTGTTTATCGGACCGACGTTGCTGGCCGTGGCATACAGCCTGTTGACCGACTGGAGCAAGAGTCAGGCGCGGGTGGAAGATCGCCGACCGTGA
- a CDS encoding sensor histidine kinase, translating into MRARFDTLFGRLFGVLLVAIILAHLLAFAWFHHYGPPPPPPPEFAQGFDGPRPPPDPRFENRPPRPWFGGPLVPLTFQLISLIIAAWYGAKLLSRPIQRLSDAAERLSENLDSPPLDESGPREARQAAYTFNLMQKRIIEQMQQRSRMLGAVSHDLRTPLSRLKLRLEQIDDDKLQGQMRQDLDDMISMLDATLTYLHEQRTSEAPQWMDVQALVESLSENAQDQGSDVQASGHCAPLQVQPMALRSCINNLLDNALRYAGQAQIVLEDNREHLVIRVIDHGPGIAADKREAVFEPFFRLEGSRNRNSGGVGLGMTIAREAAERLGGQLNLEETPGGGLTAVIWLPRT; encoded by the coding sequence ATGCGTGCGCGCTTCGATACGCTGTTCGGTCGCCTGTTTGGCGTGCTGCTGGTGGCGATCATCCTGGCGCATCTGCTGGCGTTTGCCTGGTTTCATCATTACGGCCCACCTCCGCCGCCCCCGCCCGAGTTCGCCCAAGGCTTCGACGGACCGCGCCCGCCGCCGGACCCGCGTTTCGAAAACCGGCCACCACGGCCATGGTTCGGCGGGCCGCTGGTGCCACTTACCTTCCAGCTGATTTCGCTGATCATCGCCGCCTGGTACGGCGCCAAACTGTTGAGTCGGCCGATCCAGCGCCTGAGCGACGCCGCCGAGCGCCTGAGCGAGAACCTCGACAGCCCGCCGCTGGATGAGTCCGGCCCACGGGAGGCCCGGCAAGCGGCCTACACCTTCAACCTGATGCAAAAACGCATCATCGAACAGATGCAGCAGCGTTCGCGGATGCTCGGCGCGGTGTCCCACGACCTGCGCACGCCGCTGTCACGCCTCAAGCTGCGGCTGGAACAGATCGACGACGACAAACTGCAAGGCCAGATGCGCCAGGATCTGGACGACATGATCAGCATGCTCGACGCCACCCTCACCTACCTGCACGAGCAGCGTACCAGTGAGGCACCACAGTGGATGGACGTGCAGGCGCTGGTCGAATCCTTGAGTGAAAACGCCCAGGACCAGGGCTCCGATGTCCAGGCCAGCGGCCATTGCGCACCGTTGCAAGTGCAGCCGATGGCGTTGCGCTCGTGCATCAACAATCTGCTGGATAACGCACTGCGTTATGCCGGGCAAGCGCAGATCGTGCTTGAGGATAATCGCGAACACCTGGTGATCCGGGTCATCGACCATGGGCCGGGGATTGCGGCAGATAAACGTGAAGCCGTGTTTGAACCGTTCTTCCGCCTGGAAGGTTCGCGCAACCGCAACTCCGGCGGTGTCGGTCTGGGCATGACCATTGCCCGTGAGGCAGCTGAACGATTGGGTGGTCAATTGAATCTGGAAGAAACGCCTGGTGGCGGTTTGACCGCCGTTATCTGGTTGCCCCGCACCTGA
- a CDS encoding RHS repeat-associated core domain-containing protein: MTHANTPTIAVIDSRGLGVRAVAYHRRDNSAVESCITQQVHDVAGRAVLSRDPRLFRLHQTGQSAANQISVFSLSGALLLSENSDAGWRLGLLGEDGQGVEGWDQKLTHSRRHYDGQRRPIASFENAHGEAQRCIARSAYATTSADESLNLCGQLIRQDDTAGTLRYLSFGIGGTPLQHSRTFVEDPHWSVDWPATESERDGFLEDDPAITSLYCNAVGDPIRQTDAKGNAQAFIQTRAAELKEVRLTLAGQTEEKTLVSDIQYNAFGQVERQRAGNGVVSCATFRPEDGRLEHLKAYVPDQPAIQDLTYEYDATGNITGLTDTADPTRYHRNQRIEHTHRYRYDSLYRLIAATGRQLRNAGGGPQLPAFQSAPDPGQLENYSRIYTYDAAGNLEVMQHQADSASRTERTAIAASSNRSLPQKTNGELPDDNDIAAGYDLNGNRMTLQPGQDLLWNLRNQLRQVDRVVREDKPHDAEIYLYDGNGQRLRKIRQAYTGTLTRTHETRYLPGVEIRSCADETLHVITVEAGRGKVQILHWEKKPASGIPQDQHRYSFTDHLKSSTVELDEAARLITWESYYPYGGTCWWAGRSKLEASYKTIRYSGQERDATGLYYYGFRYYMPWCQRWLCADPAGTADGLNLYAMVHANPVGHVDIAGLIDDHTVQTRNLRDASSSAFVRDFVSRGMSGVVQMSTIAALNTLPASRATNAALEVTAGLLDGIAVGIVGGGLAARFHRNAMVFGAIGGALIGALPAALSHDSDSTDESEVELNQTAINRIGADAGAITRELFQQVFRGHGTNFSWGDVSLGDRVPAFNRTASAYAVTNALNGAFGRFVPESIRSWLGPLIEGADGFVGTWLRGNHPETNYTAGTSPIQSPPLLDTALGATGRIASSLFIYGVNTAVEAATASITGLSASERGDSVNMLSGAITGAFIGLADYRAVIMPAALDGYSVFNPQAAARISPDVQSTAPRFSSRSVVRRHSVHDI; the protein is encoded by the coding sequence ATGACCCACGCCAACACGCCCACTATTGCAGTGATCGACTCCCGCGGTCTGGGTGTGCGTGCCGTGGCGTATCACCGCCGCGACAATTCTGCAGTCGAAAGCTGTATTACCCAGCAGGTCCACGATGTTGCCGGACGTGCCGTGCTGAGCCGCGATCCACGGTTGTTTCGTTTACATCAGACAGGCCAGAGCGCCGCCAATCAAATCAGCGTGTTCAGCCTGTCGGGGGCCCTGTTGTTGTCCGAAAACAGTGATGCCGGCTGGCGCCTGGGCTTGCTCGGCGAGGACGGACAAGGCGTCGAAGGATGGGATCAGAAACTCACCCATAGCCGCCGGCACTACGACGGGCAGCGCCGGCCGATCGCTTCATTCGAGAACGCCCACGGTGAAGCGCAACGCTGCATCGCAAGGTCTGCCTACGCGACTACCAGCGCCGATGAAAGCCTTAACCTGTGCGGCCAACTGATTCGCCAGGACGACACCGCAGGCACTTTGCGCTACCTCTCGTTCGGCATTGGCGGCACACCGCTGCAACACAGCCGTACTTTTGTAGAAGATCCGCATTGGTCCGTGGATTGGCCCGCGACGGAAAGCGAACGCGATGGTTTTCTGGAGGATGATCCAGCGATCACTAGCCTTTACTGCAACGCCGTGGGCGACCCCATCAGGCAGACCGACGCAAAAGGTAATGCTCAAGCGTTCATTCAGACCCGTGCAGCCGAGCTGAAAGAAGTTCGCCTGACACTGGCCGGGCAGACCGAGGAAAAAACCCTGGTCAGTGACATCCAGTACAACGCTTTCGGTCAGGTCGAGCGGCAACGCGCAGGGAATGGCGTTGTTTCGTGTGCGACTTTTCGCCCTGAAGACGGGCGACTGGAACATCTGAAGGCTTACGTGCCAGATCAACCTGCGATCCAGGACCTGACTTACGAGTACGACGCCACAGGCAATATCACTGGCCTGACCGACACTGCCGACCCGACTCGCTATCACCGCAACCAGCGGATCGAACACACCCATCGCTACCGTTATGACAGCCTTTACCGACTGATAGCCGCCACCGGCCGACAGCTTCGCAATGCCGGCGGCGGGCCGCAGTTACCGGCGTTCCAATCTGCGCCCGACCCCGGGCAACTGGAAAATTACTCGCGCATTTACACCTACGATGCCGCCGGCAACCTGGAGGTCATGCAGCACCAGGCCGACAGTGCCAGCCGCACCGAACGTACAGCCATCGCCGCTTCCAGCAATCGCAGCCTGCCTCAAAAGACCAATGGCGAGTTACCCGACGACAACGACATTGCCGCCGGTTACGACCTGAACGGCAACCGCATGACCCTGCAACCGGGACAAGACTTGCTGTGGAATCTGCGCAATCAATTGCGCCAGGTCGATCGAGTGGTTCGCGAGGACAAGCCTCACGACGCCGAGATTTACCTCTACGACGGCAACGGCCAACGCCTGCGAAAGATCCGTCAGGCCTACACCGGCACGTTGACCCGCACCCACGAAACCCGCTACCTGCCGGGTGTGGAAATTCGCTCGTGCGCTGACGAAACCCTTCATGTCATCACGGTGGAGGCCGGGCGCGGCAAGGTGCAGATACTTCATTGGGAGAAAAAACCTGCGTCAGGCATTCCCCAGGACCAGCATCGCTACAGTTTCACCGATCATCTGAAGTCCAGCACCGTCGAGCTGGATGAAGCTGCGCGATTGATCACGTGGGAAAGCTACTACCCGTACGGTGGAACCTGCTGGTGGGCGGGGCGCAGCAAGCTGGAAGCCAGTTACAAAACCATTCGTTATTCGGGCCAGGAACGGGATGCCACGGGTTTGTATTACTACGGGTTTCGCTACTACATGCCTTGGTGTCAGCGGTGGTTGTGTGCGGATCCAGCGGGGACTGCGGACGGGTTGAATCTGTATGCGATGGTTCACGCAAATCCGGTGGGGCATGTAGATATCGCCGGACTGATAGATGACCACACGGTACAAACCAGAAACCTGCGCGATGCGTCTTCATCTGCCTTTGTGCGTGATTTCGTTTCCAGGGGTATGTCCGGCGTGGTGCAAATGTCGACCATTGCGGCGTTGAACACCTTGCCAGCCAGCCGTGCTACTAACGCGGCACTGGAGGTAACCGCCGGCCTGCTTGATGGGATTGCCGTCGGGATTGTCGGTGGTGGTTTGGCTGCACGGTTTCATCGTAACGCAATGGTATTCGGTGCCATCGGCGGCGCTTTGATAGGCGCTTTACCGGCGGCATTGAGTCATGACAGTGATTCAACGGACGAATCAGAGGTGGAGCTGAACCAGACAGCCATCAACCGAATAGGCGCAGATGCAGGCGCTATCACTCGAGAACTCTTTCAACAGGTATTCAGGGGGCATGGAACAAACTTTTCCTGGGGCGACGTCAGCCTGGGAGATCGGGTTCCGGCCTTTAATCGAACAGCTTCGGCCTATGCGGTAACTAACGCACTCAATGGCGCGTTCGGTCGATTTGTCCCAGAGTCCATTCGCAGTTGGCTAGGTCCTTTGATTGAAGGGGCGGACGGGTTTGTCGGCACGTGGCTGCGGGGAAATCATCCAGAAACAAACTATACAGCCGGTACTTCGCCGATTCAGAGTCCACCGCTCCTCGATACAGCCTTAGGGGCGACCGGCAGGATTGCCTCCAGCCTGTTCATTTACGGCGTAAATACCGCGGTTGAAGCTGCGACGGCCAGCATCACCGGCCTGAGTGCCTCCGAACGCGGGGATTCGGTGAACATGCTAAGTGGAGCCATCACCGGCGCCTTTATCGGGCTCGCTGACTATCGAGCTGTGATCATGCCAGCCGCTCTGGACGGATACAGTGTATTTAATCCGCAGGCCGCAGCTCGTATTAGTCCAGACGTCCAGTCAACGGCGCCTAGATTCAGCAGCCGATCTGTCGTCCGGCGCCATAGCGTTCATGACATCTGA
- a CDS encoding response regulator, with product MHNTHAPVNDDQKAPGDDKRWSIRALIVDDDVPIRELMIDYLARFNIHASGVTDGAAMRLALQAEHFDVVVLDLMLPGEDGLSLCRWLRAESDIPILMLTARCEPTDRIIGLELGADDYMAKPFEPRELVARIQTILRRVRDDRTEQRANIRFDNWRLNSVLRQLIAADGLVVPLSNAEFRLLWVFIERPRRVLSREQLLDAARGRSIEAFDRSIDLLVSRLRQKLGDDPKAPQLIKTVRGEGYLFDARDIG from the coding sequence ATGCACAACACCCACGCACCTGTGAACGACGATCAAAAAGCGCCCGGCGATGACAAACGCTGGAGCATTCGCGCCCTGATCGTCGACGATGACGTCCCGATCCGCGAACTGATGATCGACTACCTGGCCCGCTTCAACATCCACGCCAGCGGCGTCACCGATGGCGCGGCCATGCGCCTGGCGCTGCAAGCGGAGCATTTCGACGTGGTGGTGCTCGACCTGATGCTGCCCGGCGAAGACGGTCTGTCGCTGTGCCGCTGGTTGCGCGCCGAATCGGACATTCCGATCCTGATGCTCACCGCGCGTTGCGAACCCACCGACCGGATCATCGGCCTGGAACTGGGCGCCGACGATTACATGGCCAAACCGTTCGAACCACGGGAGCTGGTCGCACGGATTCAGACCATTCTGCGTCGGGTGCGCGACGATCGCACCGAACAGCGTGCGAATATTCGCTTCGACAACTGGCGCCTGAACAGCGTGCTGCGCCAGTTGATCGCGGCGGATGGCCTGGTGGTGCCGCTGTCCAACGCCGAGTTCCGCTTGCTCTGGGTGTTCATCGAACGTCCGCGCCGGGTGCTCAGCCGTGAACAACTGCTGGATGCGGCGCGCGGTCGTTCGATAGAAGCCTTTGATCGCAGCATCGACCTGCTGGTTTCGCGTCTGCGCCAGAAACTCGGGGACGACCCGAAAGCCCCACAGTTGATCAAAACCGTTCGCGGCGAGGGTTACTTGTTCGATGCACGAGACATCGGCTGA
- a CDS encoding hotdog fold thioesterase translates to MSLWRTTPNIEQLNAIQKNTIGEVLDIRFEAFDEESLTASMVIDHRTHQPYGLLHGGASVVLAETVGSMASYLCIDASRFYCVGLEINANHLRGLRSGRVTAVAKPIHIGRTTHVWDIRLTSDEGKASCVSRLTMAVVPLGESPPAR, encoded by the coding sequence ATGAGTTTGTGGCGTACCACTCCCAACATCGAGCAGTTGAACGCGATTCAGAAAAACACCATCGGCGAAGTGCTGGATATCCGCTTCGAAGCCTTCGACGAAGAGTCGCTGACGGCGAGCATGGTCATCGATCACCGCACTCACCAGCCTTATGGTTTGCTGCACGGTGGTGCCTCGGTGGTGTTGGCTGAAACAGTCGGCTCCATGGCCAGTTATCTGTGCATCGATGCCAGCAGGTTTTACTGCGTAGGCCTTGAGATCAACGCCAACCATTTGCGGGGGCTGCGCAGCGGACGGGTGACGGCGGTGGCCAAGCCGATTCACATCGGGCGCACGACCCATGTCTGGGACATTCGGTTGACCAGCGATGAGGGCAAGGCCAGTTGTGTGTCGCGGTTGACCATGGCGGTGGTGCCGTTGGGGGAGAGCCCGCCGGCCCGATAA
- a CDS encoding alpha/beta fold hydrolase: MSQQIFFAHANGFPSGTYGKLFAALAPEYQVTHLEQHAHDPRFPADDNWHNLVDELIHHLKQQAEPVWGVGHSFGGVLHLHAALRCPELYRGVVMLDSPVLTRADQWVILAAKRFGFIDRLTPAGRTLGRREEFADIESARRYFAGKTLFRGFDPECFDAYLQHGLHQVGDKLRLRFDPATEISIYRGVPHTSPGRARQLKVPLAVVRGHKSRVVMRHHANSVGRMPLGESLTMPGGHMFPLERPQDTATLLKNLFSRWDARHQQDCA, from the coding sequence ATGTCGCAGCAGATATTTTTCGCCCACGCCAATGGGTTCCCTTCCGGGACCTACGGCAAGTTGTTCGCGGCGCTGGCGCCCGAGTATCAGGTGACGCATCTGGAGCAGCATGCCCATGACCCGCGTTTCCCGGCGGATGACAACTGGCACAACCTGGTGGACGAGCTGATTCATCACCTCAAGCAACAGGCGGAACCGGTGTGGGGCGTCGGCCATTCCTTCGGCGGCGTGCTGCACCTGCATGCGGCATTGCGTTGTCCCGAGCTGTATCGCGGCGTGGTGATGCTCGATTCACCGGTGCTGACCCGCGCCGATCAATGGGTGATCCTCGCGGCCAAGCGTTTCGGTTTTATCGACCGCCTGACCCCGGCCGGCCGCACATTGGGACGGCGCGAAGAGTTCGCCGATATCGAGAGTGCCCGCCGTTATTTCGCCGGTAAAACGCTGTTTCGCGGTTTCGACCCTGAATGTTTCGACGCTTACCTGCAACACGGCCTGCATCAGGTCGGCGACAAACTGCGTCTGCGTTTCGATCCCGCCACGGAAATCAGCATCTACCGGGGCGTTCCCCACACCAGTCCCGGTCGCGCACGGCAACTGAAAGTGCCGCTGGCGGTGGTGCGTGGGCACAAAAGCCGAGTGGTGATGCGCCATCACGCCAATTCTGTCGGGCGCATGCCGTTGGGCGAATCCCTGACCATGCCCGGCGGCCACATGTTTCCCCTCGAACGTCCCCAGGACACCGCCACGCTGCTGAAAAACCTGTTCAGCCGCTGGGACGCTCGTCATCAGCAGGATTGCGCATGA
- the xopAW gene encoding XopAW family type III secretion system calcium-binding effector, producing MIGSVSNYTSYTSTSSTTTSNARSQQFQKELLARLDTNSDGSVDQDELTSALSQKTEDGLLVSLSKNFADLDSDDSGSLSSEEMAAMAPPPPPPPPPPPPPPPPPPRDQAPNSELADALISALDTDSDGAISSDELSSGLTNAGSSADSTEIFSALDKNEDGVVSKDELAASLAPPPPPPQQVSSDELFSQLDADSDGSVSAGELSSALQASSTSTTSSDTSAALLKVLDSDSSGGVSSDELEAALQAGREKNSNSATDQANVTEALNKMIANLSKQYSLDKVATVGKYLNVTS from the coding sequence ATGATCGGTAGCGTCAGCAACTACACGAGCTATACCAGCACCAGCAGCACCACAACCAGCAATGCTCGCAGCCAGCAATTCCAGAAAGAACTGCTCGCCAGGCTCGACACCAACAGCGACGGTTCGGTGGATCAGGACGAGCTCACCAGCGCTCTGTCACAGAAAACCGAGGACGGTTTGCTGGTCAGCCTGAGCAAGAACTTCGCCGATCTGGACAGTGACGACAGTGGCAGCCTGAGCAGCGAAGAAATGGCTGCGATGGCACCACCGCCACCACCACCACCACCACCACCACCACCACCACCACCACCACCACCGCGTGATCAGGCACCCAACAGCGAACTGGCCGACGCGCTGATCAGCGCACTGGACACCGACAGTGACGGCGCCATCAGCAGCGATGAGCTGAGCAGCGGCCTGACCAACGCCGGCAGCAGTGCCGACAGCACAGAGATTTTTTCGGCGCTGGATAAAAACGAAGACGGCGTCGTCAGCAAGGACGAACTCGCCGCCAGCCTCGCCCCGCCGCCGCCACCTCCGCAACAGGTGTCCAGTGACGAATTGTTCAGCCAACTCGACGCGGACAGCGACGGCAGTGTCAGCGCCGGCGAATTGAGCAGTGCGTTGCAGGCCAGCAGCACGTCAACCACCAGCAGCGACACCAGCGCCGCGTTGCTCAAGGTGCTGGACAGCGACAGCAGTGGCGGCGTCAGCAGCGACGAATTGGAAGCCGCGTTGCAGGCCGGTCGCGAGAAAAACAGCAACAGCGCAACCGATCAGGCGAACGTGACTGAAGCGCTGAACAAAATGATCGCTAACCTGAGCAAGCAGTACTCGCTCGACAAGGTGGCGACGGTAGGCAAGTACCTGAACGTTACAAGCTAA
- a CDS encoding DUF4892 domain-containing protein — translation MRSLSLLMLCCFSPSLFAADVPGSQDLPIVPRLADSQIVDFRPTAELERIYPLGSIRKISGQLRFDGQVSARGQTTSVTYELPAEHSSTEAFTAAREALQRQDAQLLFWCQARDCGESSLWANEVFGNAKLYGADDQQAYLLLRLAAPRDNTLVALYSITRGNRKAYLHVEQFDAAAPLGDLLPTSATLLRELKSTGELDFPKLTGDPDDTWLRLISRGLNLDTTLRVSVSGPKAEAWRQALIGQGVRTARMETGSVEGSGLHIELLR, via the coding sequence ATGCGATCACTCAGTCTGCTAATGCTGTGTTGTTTCAGTCCTTCTCTGTTTGCCGCCGATGTGCCGGGCAGTCAGGACCTGCCGATCGTGCCGCGCCTGGCCGACTCGCAGATCGTCGACTTTCGCCCGACCGCTGAACTCGAACGGATCTACCCGCTGGGTTCGATCCGCAAGATCAGCGGGCAGTTGCGCTTCGACGGTCAGGTCAGCGCCCGCGGCCAAACCACCTCGGTGACCTACGAGCTGCCTGCGGAGCATTCCTCCACCGAAGCCTTCACTGCCGCTCGCGAAGCCTTGCAGAGGCAGGACGCCCAGTTGCTGTTCTGGTGCCAGGCCCGCGATTGCGGCGAGAGCAGCCTGTGGGCCAATGAGGTCTTCGGCAATGCCAAACTCTATGGGGCCGACGATCAGCAGGCCTACCTGTTGTTGCGTCTGGCGGCGCCGCGGGACAACACCCTGGTGGCGCTTTACAGCATCACTCGCGGCAATCGCAAAGCCTATTTGCACGTCGAGCAGTTCGACGCCGCAGCGCCGCTGGGTGATTTGCTGCCGACTTCCGCCACCTTGCTTCGAGAACTCAAGAGCACCGGCGAGCTCGATTTCCCCAAGCTGACCGGCGACCCTGACGATACCTGGCTGCGCCTGATCTCCCGTGGACTGAACCTGGACACCACGTTGCGGGTCAGTGTGTCCGGGCCGAAGGCCGAAGCCTGGCGCCAGGCCCTGATCGGCCAGGGTGTGCGTACGGCCAGGATGGAAACCGGCAGCGTCGAAGGCTCTGGCCTGCACATCGAACTGTTGCGATAA
- a CDS encoding glutathione S-transferase family protein, translated as MIDLYTAATPNGHKVSIVLEELGLPYTVHALSFDKKEQKSADFLKINPNGRIPAIVDRANGDFAVFESGAILIYLAELSGKLLPKDPKGRSVVLQWLMFQMGGIGPMQGQANVFFRYFPEKLQGAIDRYQHETRRLYEVLDTRLQDVEFLADEYSIADIATYPWVRGHEWSGVAVDGLSALQRWMATMAARPAVQRGLLVPERIDDASVVKGAQAMLIR; from the coding sequence ATGATAGATCTCTACACCGCTGCGACCCCGAATGGCCACAAGGTCTCTATCGTGCTCGAGGAACTCGGCCTGCCCTACACGGTGCATGCGTTGAGTTTCGACAAAAAGGAACAGAAGTCCGCGGACTTCCTCAAGATCAACCCCAATGGCCGGATCCCGGCGATTGTCGACCGCGCCAACGGCGATTTTGCCGTGTTCGAATCCGGCGCCATCCTGATTTATCTGGCAGAACTGAGCGGCAAGCTGTTGCCCAAGGACCCGAAGGGGCGCTCGGTGGTGCTGCAGTGGCTGATGTTCCAGATGGGTGGAATCGGTCCGATGCAGGGCCAGGCCAACGTGTTTTTCCGTTACTTTCCGGAAAAGCTCCAGGGCGCCATCGACCGTTATCAGCATGAAACCCGACGCCTGTATGAAGTGCTCGACACGCGCCTGCAAGACGTAGAGTTTCTGGCGGACGAATACAGCATTGCCGACATCGCGACCTATCCGTGGGTCCGTGGTCACGAGTGGTCCGGTGTGGCAGTGGACGGCTTGTCTGCATTGCAACGCTGGATGGCGACGATGGCGGCGCGTCCGGCGGTGCAGCGCGGTTTGCTGGTGCCCGAGCGCATCGACGACGCCAGTGTCGTCAAGGGTGCCCAGGCCATGCTGATCCGATGA
- a CDS encoding alpha/beta hydrolase has product MNHAVEEVRLSLPHIELAAHLFGPEDGLPVIALHGWLDNANSFARLAPKLKGLRIIALDMAGHGHSGHRPTGAGYAMWDYAHDVLQVAEQLGLKRFALMGHSMGAIASLIIAGSLPERVTHLALIDGIIPPTDKGENAAERMGMALQAQLDLREKSKPVYNTLDRAIEARMKGLVAVSREAAELLAQRGLMPVPGGYTWRTDSRLTLPSPLRLTTEQAMAFVQRVSCPALLVVAADGMLAKHPELLERLPFSREQLPGGHHLHLNDESGADLVADCFNRFFAVP; this is encoded by the coding sequence ATGAACCATGCCGTCGAGGAAGTTCGCCTGAGCCTGCCGCACATTGAGCTGGCAGCGCACCTGTTCGGCCCCGAAGACGGCTTGCCGGTGATTGCCTTGCACGGCTGGCTGGACAACGCCAACAGCTTTGCCCGGTTGGCGCCGAAGCTCAAAGGGCTGCGCATCATCGCGCTGGACATGGCCGGTCACGGTCATTCCGGGCATCGCCCGACGGGTGCCGGCTACGCGATGTGGGATTACGCCCATGACGTGCTGCAAGTCGCCGAACAGCTGGGCTTGAAGCGTTTTGCGCTGATGGGGCACTCCATGGGGGCGATCGCTTCGTTGATCATCGCCGGGTCGCTGCCGGAGCGGGTTACGCATCTGGCGTTGATCGACGGCATCATTCCTCCTACAGACAAAGGCGAAAATGCTGCCGAGCGCATGGGCATGGCCCTGCAAGCGCAACTGGACCTGCGAGAGAAAAGCAAACCGGTCTACAACACCCTTGATCGCGCCATCGAAGCGCGTATGAAAGGCCTGGTGGCGGTCAGTCGCGAGGCCGCCGAACTGCTGGCGCAACGCGGCTTGATGCCAGTGCCGGGCGGTTACACCTGGCGCACCGATAGCCGTCTGACGCTGCCATCGCCGCTGCGTCTGACCACCGAACAAGCCATGGCCTTCGTCCAGCGCGTCAGTTGTCCTGCGCTGCTGGTCGTCGCGGCCGACGGGATGCTCGCCAAACATCCCGAGTTGCTGGAGCGTCTACCCTTTAGCCGTGAACAGCTGCCTGGCGGTCATCATTTGCACCTGAATGACGAATCCGGTGCCGACCTTGTCGCAGACTGTTTCAATCGGTTCTTCGCCGTTCCTTGA